A section of the Sporolituus thermophilus DSM 23256 genome encodes:
- a CDS encoding tripartite tricarboxylate transporter substrate binding protein, with protein sequence MKAKSIIALLLVVVMAVALAGCGGAQKTEAPKFPTKQVEIIVPYAAGGGTDQVARALANSAKDILGQPVVVVNKVGGGGAVGMSEGEKAKADGYTVTMITVELVTLPHLGLAPINYQNFEPILRVNMDPSAVTVRADAPWKTLKEFLDYAKANPGKVRVGNSGPGAIWHLAAASLEQKAGVQFTHVPFNGAAPAITALLGGNVEAVTVSPAEVSAQVAAGQVRVLGVMSDKRAKAVPDVPTLKEQGIDLVIGTWRGLAVPKGTPAPVVRTLHDAFKKAMESKAFTDYMDKAGLGIGYLSGEDYKASLKVENDNFKALIEKLGLNKKQ encoded by the coding sequence ATGAAGGCCAAATCCATCATCGCGCTGCTGCTGGTCGTTGTTATGGCAGTAGCCCTTGCCGGTTGCGGTGGCGCGCAGAAAACAGAGGCCCCCAAATTCCCCACCAAACAAGTAGAAATCATTGTTCCGTATGCGGCCGGCGGCGGCACCGATCAGGTCGCGCGCGCCCTGGCCAACAGCGCCAAGGATATCCTTGGCCAGCCGGTGGTCGTCGTCAATAAAGTCGGCGGCGGCGGGGCCGTAGGCATGAGCGAAGGCGAAAAGGCCAAAGCCGACGGTTACACCGTCACCATGATTACCGTTGAACTGGTTACCTTGCCGCATCTTGGCCTGGCGCCCATCAACTATCAGAACTTTGAGCCCATCCTCCGCGTCAACATGGACCCCAGCGCCGTCACGGTGCGGGCCGACGCTCCCTGGAAGACGCTCAAGGAGTTCCTCGACTATGCCAAAGCCAACCCCGGTAAAGTGCGGGTCGGCAACTCCGGTCCCGGCGCTATTTGGCACTTAGCGGCCGCGTCGCTGGAGCAAAAGGCCGGCGTTCAGTTCACCCACGTTCCCTTTAATGGTGCTGCTCCGGCCATTACCGCTCTGCTGGGCGGCAATGTCGAGGCCGTGACCGTCAGCCCGGCCGAAGTGTCCGCCCAAGTGGCCGCCGGCCAAGTGCGCGTCCTGGGCGTCATGAGCGACAAGCGGGCTAAAGCGGTTCCTGACGTTCCCACTCTGAAAGAGCAGGGCATCGACCTTGTCATCGGCACCTGGCGCGGTCTGGCCGTGCCGAAAGGCACACCGGCACCGGTCGTGAGGACGCTCCACGATGCCTTCAAGAAGGCCATGGAGTCTAAAGCCTTCACCGACTACATGGATAAGGCCGGCCTCGGGATCGGCTATCTGTCCGGCGAGGACTATAAAGCCAGCCTCAAAGTGGAAAACGACAACTTTAAGGCCCTCATCGAAAAACTG
- a CDS encoding tagaturonate epimerase family protein, which produces MQTKEELRRTILSEFGDYRIYPESIYRAGGCVLFLAKDEGQKLLIVVEEEAGSAFDRFVGPQVYHPSGKRVKEAPLQPVNAAIVRELLPFTAPVALGATGMSLGLGDRLGIASPGHLRLIKKTGVRPVLAQQSVRELTLTNRTYTDVLDAATWAVLQEGYESGFGADGDHLKTAEEIRGALDLGFTMITLDASAHIDNTVGQKSAKQVADLYHTLPADYTADMEEYYLGKAFIIGGMAITFDTETLQRLVLTYGKALAFMGYIYHTLIANAGRAVDFEISIDETATPTTPAAHYFVASELGRMGVKFTSLAPRFCGEFQKGIDYIGDLHQFAEEFKSHAAIADHFGYRLSIHSGSDKFSVFPVIGRYTRGRVHVKTAGTNWLEALRVVARINPALFREIYAFAREVFDEAKKYYHVTTDLTRLPDVAAMADDVLPTVLDHNDARQVLHITYGLVLTAANADGSYRFKDDLYELWFDHEDEYYAALENHIGRHLAKLTENLKD; this is translated from the coding sequence ATGCAAACAAAGGAAGAACTCAGACGGACAATCCTGAGCGAATTTGGCGATTACCGCATTTACCCGGAATCCATCTACCGCGCCGGCGGCTGCGTACTGTTTCTCGCCAAGGACGAAGGGCAGAAGCTGCTTATCGTCGTCGAGGAAGAGGCTGGGTCGGCTTTTGACCGCTTCGTGGGCCCGCAGGTGTATCATCCGTCCGGCAAACGGGTCAAAGAAGCGCCCTTGCAGCCGGTCAATGCGGCCATCGTTCGTGAGCTGCTGCCGTTCACCGCGCCGGTGGCGCTGGGCGCCACCGGTATGAGCCTGGGGCTGGGCGACCGTTTAGGCATCGCTTCGCCCGGTCACCTGCGGCTTATCAAAAAAACCGGCGTCCGGCCGGTCCTCGCCCAGCAATCGGTGCGGGAGCTGACGCTGACCAACCGTACCTACACCGATGTCCTGGACGCCGCTACCTGGGCGGTGCTGCAGGAAGGGTACGAGAGCGGCTTTGGCGCCGACGGCGACCACCTGAAAACAGCGGAGGAAATCAGGGGCGCCCTTGACCTTGGCTTCACCATGATTACGCTCGACGCTTCGGCCCATATCGACAACACGGTGGGGCAAAAGAGCGCCAAACAGGTTGCTGACCTGTACCATACCTTGCCGGCCGATTATACGGCCGACATGGAGGAGTATTACCTGGGCAAGGCCTTCATTATCGGCGGTATGGCCATCACTTTCGATACCGAAACGCTGCAGCGGCTGGTGCTAACCTACGGTAAGGCGCTGGCTTTCATGGGTTACATTTATCACACCCTCATCGCCAACGCCGGGCGGGCAGTGGATTTTGAAATCTCCATTGACGAGACGGCCACGCCGACGACGCCGGCGGCTCATTATTTCGTTGCTTCCGAGCTTGGGCGCATGGGCGTAAAATTTACCAGCCTGGCGCCGCGCTTCTGCGGCGAGTTCCAGAAAGGTATCGACTACATCGGCGATCTGCACCAGTTTGCAGAGGAGTTCAAGAGCCACGCCGCCATTGCCGACCATTTCGGCTACCGGCTAAGCATCCATTCGGGCAGCGACAAGTTCAGCGTCTTCCCCGTCATCGGCCGATACACCCGCGGGCGGGTGCATGTCAAGACGGCCGGCACCAACTGGCTGGAGGCCCTGCGTGTGGTTGCCCGGATTAATCCTGCCCTTTTCCGGGAGATTTACGCTTTTGCGCGGGAAGTCTTTGACGAAGCGAAAAAGTATTACCATGTCACCACCGACCTGACCAGGCTGCCGGATGTGGCCGCCATGGCCGATGACGTGCTGCCGACGGTGCTCGACCATAACGATGCCCGTCAGGTGCTGCATATCACCTACGGTCTGGTGCTGACGGCCGCCAACGCCGACGGATCCTACCGCTTCAAAGACGACTTGTATGAGCTTTGGTTCGACCACGAGGACGAATACTATGCGGCGCTGGAAAACCACATTGGCCGCCACCTTGCAAAATTGACCGAAAACCTAAAAGATTAG
- a CDS encoding UxaA family hydrolase: protein MALLQLHERDNVAVALRDIRQGETITAGNTTVTAREDVPKGHKIALRNLQPGEHVIKYGFPIGHATSGVVAGQWLHSHNMRTNLGEILAYEYKPEPPVVSPVPCRHTFRGYRRPDGRVGVRNEIWIIPTVSCVNRTAQLLAAQGSALVKNMANIDGVFAFPHPYGCSQLGDDHRATQAILADLVNHPNAGAVLVLGLGCENNNVPEFQKVLGGYNADRVKFLVTQEVEDEIAAGMELLSDLIAYAGQFAREDCPASELVVGLKCGGSDAFSGITANPLVGAFSDLLIACGGSTVLTEVPEMFGAETILMNRARDKAVFDKTVRLINDFKNYFMAYNQPIYENPSPGNKKGGITTLEEKSLGCTQKGGRATVVDVLGYGETVKRKGLNLLNGPGNDAVAATALAAAGCHLVLFTTGRGTPLGTAVPTVKIATNSDLFRRKTTWMDFNAGELLEGKSLEALADEFFAYVLEVASGRPTKAEKMGFREIAIFKNGVTL from the coding sequence ATGGCGCTGTTACAGCTTCATGAACGGGATAATGTTGCCGTCGCCCTTCGCGACATCAGGCAGGGGGAAACGATAACGGCGGGTAATACCACCGTTACCGCCCGGGAAGATGTTCCCAAAGGCCATAAGATTGCCCTCCGCAACTTGCAGCCGGGCGAGCATGTCATAAAATACGGCTTTCCCATTGGCCACGCGACTAGCGGCGTAGTAGCCGGCCAGTGGCTTCACTCGCACAATATGCGCACCAATTTGGGCGAGATCTTGGCATACGAATACAAGCCTGAGCCGCCGGTGGTAAGCCCTGTCCCCTGCCGCCACACCTTCCGCGGCTATCGCCGCCCGGACGGCCGGGTCGGGGTGCGCAACGAAATCTGGATCATTCCTACCGTCAGTTGCGTCAACCGCACCGCGCAGCTGCTGGCCGCGCAAGGTAGCGCCCTAGTCAAGAATATGGCCAATATCGACGGCGTTTTTGCCTTTCCCCATCCCTATGGCTGTTCGCAGCTCGGCGACGACCACCGGGCGACGCAAGCCATCCTGGCCGACTTGGTCAACCACCCCAATGCCGGTGCCGTGCTGGTCCTCGGCCTGGGCTGCGAGAACAACAACGTGCCCGAGTTTCAAAAAGTGCTGGGCGGCTATAACGCCGACCGCGTCAAATTCCTGGTCACCCAGGAGGTGGAGGATGAAATTGCCGCCGGAATGGAGCTGCTATCCGACCTCATCGCCTACGCCGGCCAATTTGCGCGGGAGGATTGCCCGGCGTCCGAACTGGTGGTAGGCCTTAAGTGCGGCGGCTCGGACGCTTTTTCCGGCATTACGGCCAACCCGCTGGTCGGCGCTTTCTCCGACCTCCTCATCGCCTGCGGCGGCAGCACGGTGCTGACCGAGGTGCCGGAAATGTTCGGTGCCGAGACCATTCTCATGAACCGGGCCCGGGATAAGGCTGTATTTGATAAGACGGTCCGCCTGATCAACGACTTTAAAAACTATTTTATGGCTTACAACCAGCCCATTTACGAAAACCCCTCACCCGGCAACAAGAAAGGCGGCATCACCACCCTGGAGGAGAAATCGCTGGGGTGCACGCAAAAAGGCGGCCGCGCCACCGTGGTCGACGTGCTTGGCTACGGGGAGACGGTCAAGCGCAAAGGGCTTAATCTACTTAACGGTCCGGGCAATGACGCGGTGGCGGCCACGGCGCTGGCGGCGGCGGGCTGTCACCTGGTACTGTTTACCACCGGGCGTGGCACGCCGCTGGGGACGGCGGTGCCGACGGTTAAAATTGCCACTAACAGCGACCTGTTCCGTCGCAAAACTACCTGGATGGACTTTAATGCCGGCGAACTATTGGAGGGCAAAAGCCTAGAAGCGCTGGCCGACGAGTTTTTCGCCTATGTGCTGGAAGTGGCTTCCGGTCGGCCGACCAAAGCCGAGAAAATGGGCTTCCGCGAAATTGCCATCTTTAAAAACGGCGTAACGCTGTAA
- a CDS encoding tagaturonate reductase has product MAKLNKELLASGFAFPAGLAVSPYPADLPERVIQFGEGNFLRAFVDWMFHKLNRQGLFNGRVVVVQPIAEGLVDKINAQDGLYTLLLRGLENGQPVEYKEIITSVSRGINPYADWDAFLKCAENPDIEYVISNTTEAGIAYDPNDRPDMRPPASFPAKLAVYLYHRFRHFNGDPAKGMVILPCELIDRNGDNLKKIIFRLADEWQWPQDFKDWLENHNYFLNTLVDRVVTGYPKDEAAAIQAQLGYEDDLLDTGELFHLWVIEGPAGLAERLPFTQVGLNVVWTDDMTPYRTRKVRILNGAHTAAVPASFLYGLETVGEMMDHPVMGKFVRQVVDEEIIPSINLDKGMLTDFAAAVMERFQNPYIKHYLISILLNSSSKFKARVLPSILEYHAKFGKLPEKLTFSLAALIAVYAGGKIDGSAMLARRAKGEFTMRDDLPVLEFFARTWADCDGSPGGVRQVAAAVLANTALWGEDLTQVSGLTDKTADYLYQIVTDGMQAAAARLVGR; this is encoded by the coding sequence ATGGCAAAATTAAATAAAGAACTGCTCGCGAGCGGCTTTGCTTTTCCGGCCGGTCTTGCAGTGTCGCCGTATCCCGCCGACCTGCCGGAGCGCGTCATCCAGTTTGGCGAAGGCAATTTCCTGCGGGCGTTCGTCGACTGGATGTTTCATAAACTCAACCGGCAGGGCCTGTTTAACGGCCGGGTAGTTGTCGTGCAGCCGATCGCCGAAGGCCTTGTCGACAAAATTAATGCCCAGGACGGCCTGTATACCCTGCTCCTGCGCGGCCTAGAAAACGGCCAACCGGTAGAATATAAGGAAATCATCACCTCCGTCAGCCGGGGCATTAATCCCTACGCCGACTGGGACGCTTTCCTCAAGTGTGCCGAAAATCCGGACATTGAATACGTAATTTCCAACACCACCGAGGCGGGAATTGCCTACGACCCCAATGACCGCCCCGACATGCGGCCGCCGGCTTCGTTCCCTGCCAAACTGGCCGTGTATCTTTATCACCGCTTCCGGCACTTTAACGGTGACCCGGCCAAAGGCATGGTCATCCTGCCGTGCGAGCTCATCGACCGCAACGGCGACAACCTGAAGAAAATTATTTTCCGCCTGGCCGATGAATGGCAGTGGCCGCAAGACTTTAAGGACTGGCTGGAAAATCACAACTACTTCCTTAATACCCTTGTCGACCGCGTTGTAACCGGCTACCCCAAAGACGAAGCCGCCGCCATCCAGGCCCAGCTTGGCTATGAGGACGACCTGCTTGACACCGGTGAATTATTCCACTTGTGGGTCATTGAAGGTCCCGCCGGGCTGGCCGAGCGTCTCCCCTTTACCCAAGTAGGGCTTAACGTTGTCTGGACCGACGACATGACGCCCTACCGGACGCGCAAGGTACGGATTTTGAACGGCGCCCACACGGCGGCCGTCCCGGCGTCCTTCCTCTATGGCCTGGAAACGGTCGGCGAAATGATGGATCACCCGGTGATGGGCAAGTTTGTCCGGCAGGTGGTCGACGAGGAAATTATTCCTTCGATCAACCTTGATAAAGGCATGCTGACCGACTTTGCCGCCGCGGTGATGGAGCGATTCCAGAACCCGTATATCAAGCATTATCTTATCAGCATTCTGCTCAACTCCTCGTCGAAATTCAAGGCCCGGGTGCTGCCCTCCATCCTTGAATACCACGCCAAGTTCGGTAAATTGCCGGAAAAACTGACCTTTTCGCTGGCCGCCCTGATCGCGGTATACGCCGGTGGCAAGATCGACGGTTCGGCGATGCTCGCCCGGCGGGCCAAAGGCGAGTTTACCATGCGCGACGACCTGCCTGTCCTGGAGTTTTTTGCCCGCACCTGGGCGGACTGCGACGGCAGCCCAGGCGGGGTGCGCCAGGTAGCTGCGGCCGTGCTGGCCAACACTGCCCTGTGGGGCGAAGATCTTACCCAGGTGAGTGGTCTGACGGACAAGACGGCCGACTACTTGTATCAGATTGTTACGGACGGCATGCAGGCTGCGGCGGCGCGGCTCGTCGGGAGGTAA
- the iolB gene encoding 5-deoxy-glucuronate isomerase: MSYFYPAKEQKGFRQVIPVGEKTAYTGFGLLKLAAGESYGAETKGEEVVLVLLAGKCHITVNGQTFDNLSRKDVFAEKATAVYVPINSRWEVAALSPNLEVAVLSAPAERQFAPFIIRPEDVIFNHRGVLNWQRDVYDIMVANVEGKVDRIVVGETYSFPGQWSSYPSHKHDTQNLPYECQMDEIYYFKVKPTEGFGVQIMYNDDLSLREAYMIKDGDAVALPAGYHPVAAAPGFQVYYLWVMAGPHGRQLTPNDDPKLKWLQNIPAMLK; this comes from the coding sequence ATGAGTTATTTTTATCCTGCCAAAGAACAAAAAGGGTTTCGCCAGGTCATTCCCGTCGGCGAGAAAACGGCCTATACCGGCTTTGGCCTGCTGAAGCTCGCCGCCGGTGAAAGCTACGGCGCCGAGACCAAAGGGGAAGAGGTCGTACTGGTGCTGCTCGCCGGTAAGTGCCACATCACGGTCAACGGCCAAACTTTCGATAACTTGTCCCGCAAAGATGTTTTCGCGGAAAAAGCAACAGCCGTCTATGTACCCATCAATAGCCGCTGGGAAGTGGCCGCGCTTAGCCCCAACCTGGAGGTGGCCGTCCTGTCCGCCCCGGCCGAGCGCCAGTTTGCGCCCTTCATTATCCGCCCGGAAGACGTTATTTTCAACCACCGCGGCGTCCTTAATTGGCAGCGCGACGTGTATGACATCATGGTCGCCAATGTCGAAGGCAAGGTCGACCGCATCGTCGTCGGCGAAACTTACTCCTTCCCCGGCCAGTGGTCCAGCTATCCTTCCCACAAACACGACACGCAAAACCTGCCTTACGAGTGCCAGATGGACGAAATCTATTACTTCAAGGTTAAGCCCACCGAGGGTTTTGGCGTTCAGATAATGTATAACGATGACCTGTCGCTGCGCGAGGCCTACATGATTAAGGACGGTGACGCCGTCGCCCTGCCGGCCGGCTATCATCCCGTGGCCGCTGCCCCCGGCTTCCAGGTATACTACCTGTGGGTCATGGCCGGTCCGCATGGCCGCCAGCTCACTCCCAATGACGATCCCAAACTCAAATGGCTGCAAAACATCCCAGCGATGCTTAAATAG
- a CDS encoding M24 family metallopeptidase encodes MAWSKSEFDQKLARLRSFMAQENVANLLITGQTNFWWLTGGRPFVNQAVEKACADLLVTADKVYLVANNIEADRLLTEELSGLPLEKAVYSWWEAAGAQSMVREITGGAPVVTEGEVAAKLARLRWNLLPEERVRFADAAKSAATVVEELAYAIKPGMSELEISALMKEKAAAAGVSAFVSLVAADERAYQYRHPLPTDKKVQKYVMLVISGQKHGLYASVTRLVHFGPVPADLRARHQAVANVDAAFIGATRPGAKVSDIFAIGCQAYADMGFAGEWQYHHQGGLAGYNSRELRASADCAEIVASGQVYAWNPTIAGVKSEDTILVAEDGPVVLTATGKYPVIQAEYRGFSLDRPAILER; translated from the coding sequence ATGGCGTGGTCCAAATCCGAGTTTGACCAAAAACTGGCCCGGCTGCGCTCCTTTATGGCGCAGGAAAACGTGGCCAACCTGCTGATTACCGGCCAGACTAACTTTTGGTGGCTGACCGGCGGCCGCCCCTTTGTTAACCAGGCTGTGGAAAAGGCCTGTGCCGACCTGTTGGTGACGGCGGATAAGGTATATCTGGTGGCCAATAATATTGAGGCTGACCGGCTGCTGACGGAAGAGCTGAGTGGCTTGCCGCTGGAAAAGGCAGTCTACTCCTGGTGGGAGGCGGCCGGCGCCCAGAGCATGGTGCGGGAAATTACCGGCGGCGCCCCGGTCGTTACCGAAGGCGAAGTAGCCGCTAAGCTGGCCAGACTGCGCTGGAACCTGTTGCCCGAGGAGCGGGTCCGCTTCGCCGATGCGGCGAAAAGTGCAGCCACGGTCGTCGAGGAACTGGCCTATGCGATCAAGCCGGGAATGAGCGAACTGGAGATTTCCGCTCTCATGAAAGAAAAGGCTGCCGCCGCGGGCGTAAGCGCCTTTGTCAGCTTGGTTGCTGCCGATGAGCGGGCCTATCAATACCGGCACCCGCTGCCCACAGACAAGAAGGTGCAAAAGTACGTCATGCTGGTAATTTCCGGCCAAAAGCACGGCCTGTACGCTTCGGTCACCCGCCTGGTTCACTTTGGTCCGGTACCGGCCGACCTTAGGGCCCGGCACCAGGCTGTTGCCAATGTGGATGCCGCCTTTATCGGCGCTACCCGTCCGGGCGCCAAAGTGAGCGATATTTTTGCCATTGGCTGTCAGGCCTATGCTGACATGGGCTTTGCCGGCGAGTGGCAGTATCATCACCAGGGCGGTCTGGCCGGCTATAATTCCCGCGAATTGCGCGCTTCGGCCGACTGCGCCGAGATCGTGGCCAGCGGCCAGGTCTATGCCTGGAATCCCACTATTGCCGGGGTCAAATCCGAGGATACGATTCTTGTTGCCGAGGACGGTCCCGTCGTGTTGACGGCGACTGGGAAATATCCGGTTATTCAAGCTGAGTATCGGGGCTTCAGCCTCGACCGCCCCGCCATCCTTGAGCGCTAG
- a CDS encoding ROK family transcriptional regulator: MTNNGANSKYVKKRNRITVLNLIKEHGPIGRQELAQITGLTPPAITGIIRELLDLGLVQEVGYGESRGGRRPVKLTFNSKAGYVIGVEVTRGETAVGVADLMNDPTDIARHPLDMSEPAGGLVSLVELLRRIMNDQGEQGRSFVGVGVAFPGLVQAKTGTVQRSVNLGPAWRNYPLREKLEDALGLPVFIENNSNACVLAERWFGGGVSCRDLVYINLGEGISAGVILDDRIVQGFQGYAGEIGHIVIDDSGPLCNCGNRGCLEALCSVPALIKQARRDLPGLADGDPLKARWQTSRDIELADLLTAAQPGTYAGELLSRAAHWVGRAVAAVINLYNPEAVFLGGRLAGAMARFEPVLLNAVAAHAFPEIAGATRIAVSSLGEYPGVIGACALALKGLLHLPEARLLDAHLE; this comes from the coding sequence GTGACCAATAACGGAGCCAACAGCAAATACGTCAAGAAGCGCAACCGCATCACCGTACTTAATCTTATCAAGGAGCATGGTCCTATTGGCCGGCAGGAACTGGCGCAAATCACCGGCTTGACGCCGCCGGCCATTACCGGCATTATCCGTGAACTCCTCGATCTCGGCTTGGTACAAGAGGTCGGTTATGGCGAATCAAGGGGCGGCCGCCGGCCGGTAAAGCTGACCTTCAACAGCAAAGCCGGTTATGTTATTGGGGTGGAGGTAACACGCGGCGAAACGGCGGTCGGTGTTGCCGACCTTATGAACGACCCTACGGACATTGCGCGCCATCCGCTTGATATGAGCGAGCCTGCTGGCGGCCTGGTCAGCCTGGTCGAACTTCTGCGGCGCATCATGAATGATCAGGGCGAGCAGGGTCGGTCGTTTGTGGGGGTGGGAGTAGCCTTTCCCGGACTGGTGCAGGCCAAAACCGGCACCGTGCAGCGGTCGGTCAACCTCGGTCCGGCGTGGCGAAACTATCCCTTGCGGGAAAAACTGGAGGATGCGTTGGGCCTGCCGGTGTTCATCGAAAATAACTCCAACGCCTGCGTTTTGGCTGAACGGTGGTTTGGCGGGGGCGTGAGCTGCCGTGATTTGGTGTACATTAACCTTGGCGAAGGCATCAGCGCCGGTGTTATTCTCGATGACCGTATCGTGCAGGGATTTCAGGGTTATGCCGGCGAGATCGGCCATATTGTTATTGACGACAGCGGTCCGCTCTGCAATTGCGGCAACCGCGGATGCCTGGAAGCGCTGTGCAGCGTCCCGGCGCTAATTAAGCAGGCCCGGCGCGACTTGCCCGGCCTGGCCGACGGCGATCCACTCAAAGCGCGGTGGCAGACCAGCAGAGATATTGAGCTGGCCGACCTTTTGACCGCGGCTCAGCCCGGGACCTATGCCGGTGAACTCTTAAGCCGGGCGGCGCACTGGGTCGGGCGAGCCGTGGCTGCCGTTATTAATCTGTACAACCCGGAAGCCGTCTTCCTCGGCGGGCGCCTGGCCGGGGCCATGGCACGGTTTGAACCCGTGCTGCTTAATGCTGTGGCGGCCCACGCTTTTCCGGAAATCGCCGGCGCAACGCGGATTGCGGTTTCGTCACTGGGTGAATACCCTGGCGTCATCGGCGCCTGTGCCCTGGCGCTTAAGGGACTGTTGCACCTGCCGGAAGCGCGGCTGCTGGACGCCCATTTAGAATAA
- a CDS encoding response regulator transcription factor — MNRVLIVDDERWVRAALRWTVDKTGLPFTVVHECADGLEALDWLKTNQVELILSDIRMPVMDGLAFVRELRQRQSRQDVILITVHDDFQFVQNAIRQGVCDYLLKPVELPAMKECLENWLQRRRREAAVAACPDEQALSPIQQVLRYLAETPLGNINLTDAARRIHMNPSYLSQLFKQEMQVCFVDYVTDLRMKEAKRLLATTTLRISEIADRLGYADLAYFSNIFKKHTGYSPSEYRKQQVKPERAK, encoded by the coding sequence ATGAATCGTGTGCTGATTGTTGATGATGAACGCTGGGTGCGGGCGGCTCTGCGCTGGACGGTGGATAAAACCGGTCTGCCCTTTACCGTCGTCCATGAATGTGCTGACGGCCTGGAAGCGCTGGACTGGCTCAAAACCAACCAGGTGGAACTCATCCTTAGTGACATCCGGATGCCGGTCATGGACGGGTTGGCTTTTGTCCGCGAACTGCGCCAGCGCCAGTCCCGCCAGGATGTTATCCTCATTACCGTCCACGACGACTTTCAATTTGTCCAAAATGCCATCCGTCAGGGCGTATGTGATTATCTGCTTAAACCGGTCGAACTGCCGGCGATGAAAGAATGTCTGGAAAACTGGCTCCAGCGGCGCCGCCGCGAAGCGGCGGTGGCCGCCTGCCCGGATGAGCAGGCCCTGTCGCCTATCCAGCAGGTGCTGCGCTATCTGGCGGAAACGCCTCTCGGGAACATCAATTTGACCGATGCCGCCCGGCGCATCCACATGAATCCCAGTTATCTTAGCCAGCTCTTTAAACAGGAAATGCAGGTCTGTTTTGTCGACTATGTGACCGATCTGAGGATGAAAGAGGCTAAGCGGCTGCTGGCCACCACGACGCTGCGCATTTCGGAAATTGCCGACCGGCTTGGTTATGCCGATCTGGCCTATTTTAGCAATATCTTCAAAAAACACACCGGCTATAGTCCTTCCGAATACCGCAAGCAACAGGTAAAACCGGAAAGGGCTAAGTGA